In Exiguobacterium acetylicum, the genomic stretch TCCAAAACAAGCGGGATTGTCTCATGCCTTACCGCTAGCGACCGGCCGGACCTCAACGACTGCTTACGGCATCTATCCGTACCTACCCGGACAAACCGTTCGAAGCGTACTCGAGGAGTCACCGGAATTAGCACCCCGACTCGGTCAGGAGACAGGGCGAGCGTTGAGACGCATTCATGACGTCACCGCACCGAGCGAAATGACGTCTTGGAGCGAACGTTGCCAGGCGAAACATGACCGCTACCGCGCAGCGATTGATGGGTTGCTTGAGCCAACATGGATTGAGCGTCTTGATCGATTCATTAGCGAGCGGATTCCGTTACTTCAGACACGTCCCAACCGGTTGCAACATGATGACGTTCATCTCGATAATCTCCTTGTCGAGGATGGGCATCTTTCCGCCTTCCTTGATTACGGGAACCATGATTATGGCGATCCGTGGC encodes the following:
- a CDS encoding phosphotransferase family protein: MLPLHPLLTHVESERKLSGRSRQAVWSVKTTTAHYIVKVVTDPSSRQFEREAALAIPKQAGLSHALPLATGRTSTTAYGIYPYLPGQTVRSVLEESPELAPRLGQETGRALRRIHDVTAPSEMTSWSERCQAKHDRYRAAIDGLLEPTWIERLDRFISERIPLLQTRPNRLQHDDVHLDNLLVEDGHLSAFLDYGNHDYGDPWHDFVKCGLFQVETSPLFARHMIEGYFENEVPSDFWRMYSLYMAMVVFSALVWAKWFDVDGMQAMQRRVQRIMQDHAGFQRDIPLWYEGQIHD